The following nucleotide sequence is from Microbacterium imperiale.
CGGTCGCGGCGAGGGTCGACGCCGATCGCGCCGCCCACGCTCCCCGCAGGTCGCCGTGCCGGGCGGCGAGGGCGTCGAGCGGTTCCACGACGACGCCGAGAGCCTCGCCCCACTCGGGCAGCCCGGCAGACGGGCCGACCCACAGCTCGCCGTGGTTGGCGTCGGCGAAGAAACCCGTATCGCCGGGACGGAAGGGCGGCGGCAGGTAGAGCACCGGGTCGTGCCCGCCCGGCACGGCCCACATCACCAGCACGGCGCCCTCGACCTGGCACCCGGTGAGCCAGACGAAGCTGCTGTCGGCCCGGAACCCGTAGTGGGCGTCGTCGTTGCGGACGGGCGCGTGCCCCGCGGCGGCGACGAGCGTGCGCCCGGGCAGGGCCGCGCTCAGCCGCTCGCGGTGGACGGATGCCGCCGCCGCGGCGCCCGGCGGCAGATCAGGGGCCGTTCGCACGTCGGCCCAATCGCGGGCGATGAAGGCGGTGAAGGCGGGCACCTGCCCGAGGCGCGGGTACCGCGTCCCCGCGTAGGGCGGGCGCAGGGCGTCGGTGCCGGTCATCGCTTCTCTCCTCCGCGGTCGCGCACGAGCTCTCGCAGCCGGGTGAACGTCCGGCCCGAACCGATCCCGTCGTGCTCGAACTCATTGGTCACCCACGACTGCGCGTTGCCGATGCGGGACAGCGTGTCGAGCTGCAGGCCCGCGTCGACGTACATGTCGTCGAAGTACACGGCGGCGGCGAGCGGCACGTCGTTCGCCGCGAGGCGCTCGGCGTCGTACAGCGGCGTCCAGTCGGTGCGCTCGGCGAGCGCGTGCACGGCGCCGCGGAAGCCGCGGAGCAGCCGCACCTCGTCGAACATCCATGGGAACGCCATCTCGCCGGTGAACAGCAGGGGCCGCCGGTCCTCGTCGAACTCCGGGCGCCGATCGCGCTCGTGCTGCGCCGCCCAGGCGGTCGCGCCGCTGCCCGGGTCGCCGTAGATCGACTCCTGCAAGGTCCAGAACAGCGGGTTGCCCGCGCTGGAGCTCAGGGCCTGCACGTCGGCGAGGAAGGCCTCCGAGAATCGGCCGGGACGCGCGAACGCTCGCTCGACGAGCCAGTGCAGCCGCTCGTGCCCGGGCTTCATCCCCAGGTCGATGCCGAGCGACTGGAAGCGGTGGACGGTGAGGACGTCGCCGTCCGGCAGGACCACGTCGCCCTCCGCGATGCGGTCGGCGATGCGCGTGATCGCCTCGGCGTCTCCGGGGAAGCGCCGGTACAGCTCGGCGGTCTTCGCCGCGACGCGGTCGAAGGTGCGGGCGTAGACCTCGGCGGCGCGGGGCGGGGTACCCGGGATGCCGCCGCAGACGTAGCAGGCGGTGAGGGCCCGCGGGGCCTGCGACAGGTAGGTCAGCGTGAGGAAGCCGCCGTAGCTCTGCCCGAGCGTCGCCCAGCGGCGGCCGCCGTACAGCGTCTCGCGGACGTGCTCGAGGTCGCGCACGATCGAATCGGCGCGGTGCAGCGCGAGCAGGTCGGCTCCGGCGGCGGCGTCGAGTCCCGCGACGTCGACGGCCTCGAGCGGCGTGCTGCCGCCGGTGCCGCGCTGATCGACGAGCACCACGCGGTAATCCCGCAGCGCCTCGTCGACCCAGCCGTCGCGGCGCAGGGGCCGCGGGTTCGCGCCTCCCGGTCCGCCCTGGAGGTACACCAGCAGCGGCAGGTCGTCGCGGGCGCGATCGGGGTCGACGAGCTCGCGCACCAGCAGCTCGATCGTGCCCGCGGCATCCGTGTCGGCACGCCAGTCGAGGGGGACGTCGATGCGTCGCTCGGCGACGCGGATGCCGGGCAGGTGGTACTCGACGGTCATGATGCCTCCGGGCGGGTCTCGGGGGCGCGCGCCGCGCGACGCCGGGCGTTCTCGGCGGCGCGGCGACGGCGGTCCCATTCGGGGTTGATGCGCGGCACGGCCGCGAGCAGGGTGCGGGTGTACTCGTGCTGCGGGTTCTCGAAGATGCGGTCGCGTTCGCCCGTCTCGACGATCGAGCCACGGCTCATCACCGCGATGCGGGTGGCGATCTGCCGGACGACCGCCAGATCGTGCGCGATGAACAGGTAAGCGAATCCCTCGTCGCGCTGCAGCGACGTGAGGAGGTTCACCACCTGCGCCTGCACCGACACGTCGAGGGCCGACACGGCCTCGTCGCAGATGACGAGCTTCGGGCCGACGGCGAGGGCTCGGGCGATCCCGATGCGCTGCGCCTGCCCGCCGGAGAACTGCGCCGGGTAGCGGTCGGAGTGGTCGGGGTTGAGACCGACGCGCTCCATGAGCGAGCGGGTGAAGGCGCGCGCGCCGCCGGGGACCTTTCGGTTCTGGTAGCGCAGCGGCGCGGTCACGAGACGCTCGACCGTGTGCTTGGGGTTGAGCGACGAGTACGGGTCCTGGAAGATCACCTGCACGTCGCTGCGGAAGGCGAGCAGGTCGCGTCCCTGCAGCCGGGTGACGTCGCGGCCCTCGAACTCGATCGTGCCGGCGGTCGTCTCCATGAGGCGGGCCACGAGCCGCGCGACGGTCGACTTGCCCGAGCCGGACTCGCCGACGAGGGCGAGGGTCTCACCGCGGCGGATGTCGAGGTCGACCTCGTCGACCGCGCGGAACCGGCTGCTGCGCGAGAAGAGCGCGCCGCCCGAGCTCGTGAACTCCTTGACGAGTCCGGTGGCCCGGCACAGCGGGGCGGTGTGCTCGGTCATGCGATCTCCTCCTCGGCGAGGACCGGGATGTCGGTCGTGCGCAGCTGCCCGATCGCGTCGTCGATGCGCGGCACGGCGTCGAGCAGGCGCCGCGTGTACTCCTCCTGCGGATCGCTGAAGACGTCTTCGACCGAGCCGCTCTCGATCATGCGGCCCGCGCGCATGACCACGATGTGCTCGGTGACCTCGCTCACGACGGCCAGGTCGTGGGTGATGAGGATGAGCCCGGCGCCGGTGTCGCGACGGATCTCGGCGAGCAGATCGAGGATCTGCGCCTGCACCGTCACGTCGAGGGCCGTCGTCGGCTCATCCGCGATGATCAGCTCGGGCTCCATGCTCAACGCCATCGCGATCATGATGCGCTGCCGCATGCCGCCCGAGAACTGATGCGGGTAGTGGTCGACGCGCTTCGCGGCATCCCGGATGTGCACGCGTTCCATCGCCTCGATCGCCACCCGCCGCGCCTCGCGGCGCGAGACGCCCGAGCGGTGCGACCGATAGGCCTCCGCGATCTGCGTGCCCACCGTGTAGTACGGGTTCAGCGACGACAGCGGGTCCTGGAAGATCATCGCGATCCGGTCGCCGCGCACGTGCCGCATCTCGCGGGAGGGCAGCGTCAGCAGGTCTCGACCGTCGAAGCCGACCCTCCCCGAGGCGGTGCCGCCCTTCGGCAGCAGACCCATGACGGCGAGGCTGGTCATCGACTTGCCCGATCCCGACTCGCCGACGATGCCCAGCGCACCGCCGCGGGGCACCGCGAAGCTCAGGCCGTCGACGACGCTGACCGCGCCGCCGGCCGTGCGGAACTGCACCGTGAGGTCGTCGACCCGCAGCAGGTCGTCGGACGAAGCGGGCGTGGTCGTCATCGGCATCCCTCCGCCGGTCATGCGCGCGCCGCCGTCCGGACGCGCGGGTCGATCGCGGCGTAGAGCAGGTCGACGACGAGGTTGCCGACGATCACGAAGAACGCCGACAGCAGCGTCACCGCCATGATGACCGGCTGGTCGTTCGACGAGATCGAGTCGGCGGTCAGCTTGCCCACGCCGTTGAGTCCGAACACGGTCTCGGTGATGACGGCACCGCCGAGCAGACCCGCGACGTCCATGCCGAAGATGGTCACGATGGGCGTGAGCGCGGGCCGCAGCGCGTGGCGGCGCCAGACGAGGCTCGGACGCAGGCCCTTCGCGTGCGCGCTGCGGACGAAGTTCTCCTGCAGCGTGTCGATGACGTTGGCGCGCGTGAGCCGCGTGTACACCGCCGCGTAGCCGACGGCCAGCACGATCCACGGCATGAGGAAGTTCAGGAACCAGCGCGCCGGGTCGTCGCCGAAGGGCACCGCCTGAGGGAAGGGCAGCCAGCCCAGCGAGACCACGAGGACGAACTGCAGCGCGAGGGCGAGCACGTAGTTGGGGATCGACATCGAGCCGAGCGTGAGGCCCGCGACGAACCGGTCGGCGAAGCGACCCTCGCGCACGGCGCTGAGCACGCCGCCGACGACACCGCCGACGAGCCAGAGCACCGCGGCGCCGATCGCGATCGTCGCCGAGATCGGCAGCCGCTGCACGATCATGTCGCCGACGAGCTGGCCCGTCTGGAACGAGTAGCCCAGGCACGGGGCCCCGCACACGACGGTGGCGCCGGCGACCTCGTACTCGCGGCCGACGAACAGGCCCGACAGGTACGTGAAGAACTGCGTGAGGAAGGGCTGGTCGAGGCCGAGGTTCGCGCGGATCTGGTCGATGCG
It contains:
- a CDS encoding alpha/beta fold hydrolase, yielding MTVEYHLPGIRVAERRIDVPLDWRADTDAAGTIELLVRELVDPDRARDDLPLLVYLQGGPGGANPRPLRRDGWVDEALRDYRVVLVDQRGTGGSTPLEAVDVAGLDAAAGADLLALHRADSIVRDLEHVRETLYGGRRWATLGQSYGGFLTLTYLSQAPRALTACYVCGGIPGTPPRAAEVYARTFDRVAAKTAELYRRFPGDAEAITRIADRIAEGDVVLPDGDVLTVHRFQSLGIDLGMKPGHERLHWLVERAFARPGRFSEAFLADVQALSSSAGNPLFWTLQESIYGDPGSGATAWAAQHERDRRPEFDEDRRPLLFTGEMAFPWMFDEVRLLRGFRGAVHALAERTDWTPLYDAERLAANDVPLAAAVYFDDMYVDAGLQLDTLSRIGNAQSWVTNEFEHDGIGSGRTFTRLRELVRDRGGEKR
- a CDS encoding ATP-binding cassette domain-containing protein; the protein is MTEHTAPLCRATGLVKEFTSSGGALFSRSSRFRAVDEVDLDIRRGETLALVGESGSGKSTVARLVARLMETTAGTIEFEGRDVTRLQGRDLLAFRSDVQVIFQDPYSSLNPKHTVERLVTAPLRYQNRKVPGGARAFTRSLMERVGLNPDHSDRYPAQFSGGQAQRIGIARALAVGPKLVICDEAVSALDVSVQAQVVNLLTSLQRDEGFAYLFIAHDLAVVRQIATRIAVMSRGSIVETGERDRIFENPQHEYTRTLLAAVPRINPEWDRRRRAAENARRRAARAPETRPEAS
- a CDS encoding ABC transporter ATP-binding protein, translating into MTTTPASSDDLLRVDDLTVQFRTAGGAVSVVDGLSFAVPRGGALGIVGESGSGKSMTSLAVMGLLPKGGTASGRVGFDGRDLLTLPSREMRHVRGDRIAMIFQDPLSSLNPYYTVGTQIAEAYRSHRSGVSRREARRVAIEAMERVHIRDAAKRVDHYPHQFSGGMRQRIMIAMALSMEPELIIADEPTTALDVTVQAQILDLLAEIRRDTGAGLILITHDLAVVSEVTEHIVVMRAGRMIESGSVEDVFSDPQEEYTRRLLDAVPRIDDAIGQLRTTDIPVLAEEEIA
- a CDS encoding ABC transporter permease; the encoded protein is MTRFVLSRVAGMAVVLFLVTLFTFVIFFVLSPDPAVQICGKNCTPERIDQIRANLGLDQPFLTQFFTYLSGLFVGREYEVAGATVVCGAPCLGYSFQTGQLVGDMIVQRLPISATIAIGAAVLWLVGGVVGGVLSAVREGRFADRFVAGLTLGSMSIPNYVLALALQFVLVVSLGWLPFPQAVPFGDDPARWFLNFLMPWIVLAVGYAAVYTRLTRANVIDTLQENFVRSAHAKGLRPSLVWRRHALRPALTPIVTIFGMDVAGLLGGAVITETVFGLNGVGKLTADSISSNDQPVIMAVTLLSAFFVIVGNLVVDLLYAAIDPRVRTAARA